DNA sequence from the Larus michahellis chromosome Z, bLarMic1.1, whole genome shotgun sequence genome:
CATCTGAACTACCCTTATATTTCAGTAAGTTACTGCTCACAGTGTGATACCTAAGTACTTGAAGTCAGAACACCCCTGTGCTAGGTGCTTTGTATGCACAGAGTAAATGAGAGCATTCTTGTTTCAAAGAGATTATAATCTAAAACTTCATAACCACAAAAATAAGCATACTCttaattttagttatttatttagaCTCTTAAATAGTCTTAATTAAGACTGCATACAGGATTAATCTCAAGAGCATTCAAGTCTCCAGAAGAGCAGTACTGCAGTTTATTGGTACCTCCCAATAAACTGGGGGCATAAAAGACAGAAGCAAACGCTAAACATtcatatataaaatgcaaaataaaacatcaaaTATTCACATTCACCTAAGTATCTTTCAAAAcaagttttcagaagaaattctaGCAAGGTAGGTACAGCTCAGATTTTGTGGATGAAGGTGTTTAATTTCTAAGGAGTTAATTTTCCAATTCTAGCAAATAAAACTCAAATAATATTTCCTGTCAACGGTAATATAATTAGAATTGCTCATAACTTTAACAAAAACACTATGAAATTTAAGTGTCCTGATCGTGATAACTAGTGTAATGAACTACACAATccacaaaagaggaaagaataatCCCAACCTACAGCTGTATTTTCCAAAAGGTGCAGAAATCATCATCAGAAATATCCTTGTGAAAGACTTAAAATATACAGGTAGAACACACAAAAGATGGAAGAAACACCTCTTGTCTGctttattttacagcaaaaaatatattttttatacaaTACTGTACTTCAGAAATCAACCTGTGAAAAATACagtcttacaaaaatattttatacagagAAATATTCTTTACTGTTTGGAAATCTAgggggcttttttttgccttcctaccACTGGTAAACCTTACAAAACTATGCCTAATAACCCTACAGATAAGTAAAGAATTCAGCATCATATTCGTGATGGAGTTCCATAGAGGTCTGCTCaatttgtttaatttgctttgcttcagaagatGCTTGTTCTCTCTTCAAAAATGAAAGATGTGACTATGTTTAAAAGGTGCTGCCTAAAAAGCATGTGAAATTTTCATAGGACATAGAATTTTTTCCTCAATTCTTTTATGCCTTAATTCTACCATCCAtcacaggaaaaaaccaaaacaaatcaaccagccaaacaccaaaaaaacccaccaaaaggcaaagcctgaaaaagaaaagccacaatGTTCTTTACAGATCATAAATGCATGTTACACCATCAAAGGTCCCAATTTTTCAAAACCGGAGAGTCTAAAACCGGAGTTCAAAATCCATCTGACCTGATTAGACCTTCTGCAACTCCCACATCACTGGATCAAATATTTCAGTATCACTTAAAAGGTCCAGGTGGGAGGAAAGGTGAGTTTACATATTTCAAACTTATAGGCAAGCACGAAATTAGacctagcattttatttttgcaaaactaAAACTTTTTCAGcatcatattttgttttctggccTACTGTATAAAATGTGATCAAGGCCAGGGAGAAGAATGTACATTTTTCAAAGTTAACCAGAAACGTCAGAAGTCAACTGCGCATTTGTATATATCCTGATCATTAAATAACTGATCCTCTTCTCCTGACCGCTGCCTTCGCTTTCGTTCCTATCACTGCTAAATGCCCatcccaaacaaaaagaaagaaaatggccaGATGTTGTAGTAAGCCTGAGCTGCAGTCTCAAACAACAGAGATtataaaaatactataaaatctacaagatacatatatatattagatatttaaatatatttttatatatcgatatataaaaatacatgttatctataatatataataaaaaggaACTCTTCAAGCTTCCACCACGCTTTTGGATGGGGGATGTCGCTGAATACAGACTTAACTAAGGTGAACTCCAGATAGGCTGTTTGCCATCAGTTTTTCtacagggagggaagggaaaaagctaGACGCGTTACTTCTTTTGCTTCGGGAGATGAAAAGAAGAATATATAATAGCTTTTAAGAGGCCCACAACCGATCAACACCGGGAGGAAGGGCTGGGCTGCGGGGCGCCgagggctgtgctgtgccccGCCAAGGCCGGGGGACTGCGCTGCCCGCCCGTTCCGCGCCCATGCCGGCCCTCCTGGGTGACACCCGCGCCCCGGCGCAGCGGGCTGAAGTGGCCGCCGCACGGTAACGCCTCAGCGGCCACCGACACCGCCCACGACTTTCTCTCCCCGGCGGCAAGCAGCTCGGGCCCGCCCACCGCAGCATCCTCCCCACCAGGcctctcccgccgccccggccccgcaccaTTACCTCAGCGGCGGCGGCCCGCTCTTTTCCCCGGCCACCGGCGCATCCCTCCGCCGCCCGCTCGTCCTGGGGCGCCGCGgacccgccgcgccgccgccgcctgtcCGCCGCGTCCCCCTGCTCTCCGCGGGGGCCGCTCCCCCGCAGCCCGGGCCGCTTGCCCGGCGGcgcctcagcctcctccagcttCCGCTTCGGGGCGGCGGGGCGTGCGCTCGCCTCTTCGCCCCGGGGGCGCCGCTCGGGCGCggccgcgcggggcgggggcggcggctcGCGCAGGAGCCGTTTGACGGGCACGTGACACAGTAACGGCTCCGCGCGCCGCTTGGCCATGAGGGGGGCCCCGAGCGCCGGCGGCTCGGCGGAGCGCGCGcgtcccaccccccccgcgcACCGCTGCAGGCCGCGCCGCCGCGCGGGGGCAGGGCGCGTGCGCGGGacgcgcgggggcggggcggggcacgAGTGACGGGCGGGGGGCGGAGCAAAGGcccggcgggagggagcgggggtggcgggggggcggtgggaaAGGCCCGCCTCGTCCCCGAGGGTACACGGCCAGAAACCGCGCCGGCTGCGGGCGCCGCAAACGGGGCGGTGCGCACAGGGCGAGGTGACGCTTCCCCTTCTGACCGCGCGTGCTAcgcataaataaaaatacaggacgCTTCACACTCATCAAACTCGTTCCGTGTCAAGGAGTACCACGCTGACGGttatgcagcattttattttacacCCGATACCACGTACAGTGTAACAGCGACCTAAATCACACGGCCTTGGCTTCAGCTGACAAACACCTAAAGGGCTTCTCCCTCCGTATGCAACCGAGAAGAAGAATGTGATCACAGTCAATA
Encoded proteins:
- the CZH9orf40 gene encoding uncharacterized protein C9orf40 homolog gives rise to the protein MAKRRAEPLLCHVPVKRLLREPPPPPRAAAPERRPRGEEASARPAAPKRKLEEAEAPPGKRPGLRGSGPRGEQGDAADRRRRRGGSAAPQDERAAEGCAGGRGKERAAAAEQEEEFCQYNSFLYWRAPLPTLDLSDIQNLDGETPPEANKTPSRTDTMETEMET